From the Equus asinus isolate D_3611 breed Donkey chromosome 9, EquAss-T2T_v2, whole genome shotgun sequence genome, the window CCGAAACCTCTCATTTCTGGACATGTGTTTCACTACCTGCATTGTCCCTGAGATGCTGGCAAACATGTGGAAAGGCAGTAAGAAGATCAGCTACATAGGCTGCGTGGTTCAGTATTCTGTGGCCTTGGCTCTTGGCTCCACAGAGTGTGTGCTTCTTGCTGTCATGGCTGTTGACCGTTATGTTGCTGTCTGCTGGCCCCTCCGCTATGCTACAATCATGCATCAACAGATCTGCCACCTTCTTGCAACTATGTCCTGGCTTTCAGGTTTTGTCAACTCACTCTTTCAGTCTTCACTGGCTGTTGTCTTGCCTCTATGTGGCCACCGCCATGTGGACCATTTCCTTTGTGAGGTGCTGGTCATTATCAAGCTCTCCTGTGTAGATACTGGTCCAACTGAGTTGAAGATGTTAATTGCTCGCCTGATCATTCTTACTGTTCCAGTCTGCATCATCCTTACCTCCTATGCCTGCATCGccagggctgtggtgaggatgCACTCTGCTGAAGGACGACAGAAAGCCTTTGGGACTTGTGCATCCCACCTGATTGTGGTCTCACTGTTCTATGGAACCATCATGTTCATGTACCTTCAGCCTAAGAGTAACTACTCTCAGAACCAGGGGAAGGTCTTTGCCCTTGTTTATACCATTGTTGCCCCTACCCTGAACCCACTAATTTATACGCTGAGGAACAAAGATGTAAAGAGGGCAATTAGAAAAGTGGTCTGGAAGGACTCTGTTTAAGAAATTACAATTCCTGAGATTTGGATTATAAAAATTACTTGGACAATAGACTAATGGAAGGAAGAATAGTTTTCTTAACAGATTTCAGCCCAAACTAATAGAAAGACAAATGAAGCAAGCATTAGatataagttaaatttaaaattatcatcAACAGTGGAGATTATAATCTTATAAACAATAGAGGCattctttcaaaatatgtaaTCTGGATATTTCACAATATTTATCCATTTCCCCCAGGAGATTATTAGACCTGTCATTTTCTAAGGGATACTGACCATGCTGAGGGAGAGAAGACAGGGCAGACAGGGAAACTGCTCTGAAATAGTTTACATATGATGGTAGATTACATGGATTTATATCTTCATTGAAGCAAGATTGGAATGATACCTTACATAAAAGAAAACTGAGTGAGATGAATC encodes:
- the LOC106825527 gene encoding olfactory receptor 2G6-like, yielding MMEINDSSGDDFTLVGFSEYPQAEFILSLFVSGFYAMTLTGNVAIILVSLLDSRLHTPMYFFLRNLSFLDMCFTTCIVPEMLANMWKGSKKISYIGCVVQYSVALALGSTECVLLAVMAVDRYVAVCWPLRYATIMHQQICHLLATMSWLSGFVNSLFQSSLAVVLPLCGHRHVDHFLCEVLVIIKLSCVDTGPTELKMLIARLIILTVPVCIILTSYACIARAVVRMHSAEGRQKAFGTCASHLIVVSLFYGTIMFMYLQPKSNYSQNQGKVFALVYTIVAPTLNPLIYTLRNKDVKRAIRKVVWKDSV